A portion of the Streptomyces sp. YPW6 genome contains these proteins:
- the hutU gene encoding urocanate hydratase encodes MSGPRPVRAPRGSALTALGWQQEAALRMLQNNLDPEVAEHPDKLVVYGGTGKAARDWRSFDAMVRTLETLKQDETMLVQSGRPVGVMQTHEWAPRVLIANSNLVGDWANWEEFRRLEQLGLTMYGQMTAGSWIYIGTQGILQGTYETFAAVAAKKFGGTLAGTITLTAGLGGMGGAQPLAVTMNDGVAICIDVDPRAIERRIEHRYLDVRADSLEHALQLAVEARDARRPLSIGLLGNAAELLPRMLAEGAPIDIVTDQTSAHDPLAYLPLGVDFDDMAALAAEKPADFTQRARVSMARHVEAMVGFMDAGAEVFDYGNSIRGEAQLAGYDRAFDFPGFVPAYIRPLFCEGKGPFRWAALSGEASDIHKTDKAILDLFPENESLHRWIRMAGERVHFQGLPARICWLGYGERDKAGERFNDMVASGELAAPLAIGRDHLDCGSVASPYRETEAMLDGSDAIADWPLLNAMVNVASGASWVSLHHGGGVGMGRSIHAGQVSVADGTKLAGEKIRRVLTNDPGMGVIRHVDAGYDIAESVAADKGVRVPMTEGN; translated from the coding sequence ATGTCAGGACCCCGCCCCGTACGGGCACCGCGCGGCAGCGCACTGACCGCCCTGGGATGGCAGCAGGAAGCCGCCCTGCGCATGCTGCAGAACAACCTCGACCCCGAGGTCGCCGAGCACCCCGACAAGCTCGTCGTCTACGGGGGCACGGGCAAGGCGGCCCGCGACTGGCGCTCGTTCGACGCGATGGTCCGCACGCTGGAGACGCTCAAGCAGGACGAGACGATGCTCGTCCAGTCCGGGCGGCCCGTCGGCGTCATGCAGACCCACGAGTGGGCGCCCCGCGTGCTCATCGCCAACTCCAACCTGGTCGGCGACTGGGCCAACTGGGAGGAGTTCCGCCGCCTGGAGCAGCTGGGCCTGACCATGTACGGCCAGATGACCGCCGGGTCCTGGATCTACATCGGCACCCAGGGCATCCTCCAGGGCACCTACGAGACCTTCGCCGCCGTCGCCGCGAAGAAGTTCGGCGGGACGCTGGCCGGAACGATCACCCTGACCGCCGGACTCGGCGGTATGGGCGGCGCCCAGCCGCTCGCCGTCACCATGAACGACGGCGTCGCGATCTGCATCGACGTCGACCCGCGCGCCATCGAGCGCCGCATCGAGCACCGCTACCTGGACGTGCGGGCCGACAGCCTGGAGCACGCCCTCCAGCTCGCCGTCGAGGCCCGCGACGCCCGCCGCCCGCTCTCCATCGGCCTCCTCGGCAACGCGGCCGAGCTGCTGCCCCGGATGCTCGCCGAGGGCGCGCCGATCGACATCGTCACCGACCAGACCAGCGCCCACGACCCGCTCGCCTACCTGCCGCTCGGCGTCGACTTCGACGACATGGCCGCTCTCGCCGCCGAGAAGCCCGCCGACTTCACCCAGCGCGCCCGCGTGTCGATGGCCCGCCACGTCGAGGCCATGGTCGGCTTCATGGACGCCGGCGCCGAGGTCTTCGACTACGGCAACTCCATCCGCGGCGAGGCCCAGCTTGCCGGGTACGACCGCGCCTTCGACTTCCCCGGCTTCGTCCCCGCCTACATCCGCCCCCTCTTCTGCGAGGGCAAGGGCCCCTTCCGCTGGGCGGCCCTCTCCGGTGAGGCCTCCGACATCCACAAGACGGACAAGGCGATCCTGGACCTCTTCCCGGAGAACGAGTCGCTGCACCGCTGGATCAGGATGGCCGGCGAGCGGGTCCACTTCCAGGGCCTGCCCGCCCGGATCTGCTGGCTCGGCTACGGCGAGCGCGACAAGGCCGGCGAGCGCTTCAACGACATGGTCGCGAGCGGCGAACTGGCCGCTCCGCTGGCCATCGGCCGCGACCACCTCGACTGCGGCTCGGTCGCCTCCCCGTACCGCGAGACCGAGGCCATGCTCGACGGCTCCGACGCCATCGCGGACTGGCCGCTGCTCAACGCCATGGTCAACGTCGCCTCCGGCGCCTCCTGGGTCTCCCTCCACCACGGCGGCGGCGTCGGCATGGGCCGCTCCATCCACGCGGGCCAGGTCTCCGTCGCCGACGGCACGAAGCTCGCCGGCGAGAAGATCCGCCGCGTCCTGACGAACGACCCCGGCATGGGTGTCATCCGCCACGTCGACGCCGGCTACGACATCGCGGAGTCCGTCGCCGCGGACAAGGGCGTACGCGTCCCGATGACGGAGGGCAACTGA
- a CDS encoding allantoate amidohydrolase → MWRELAPVGRHPDSGGYRRYAWSAADRDCRAWFRAQAEARGLAYETDRNGNQWAWLGDPLAGDAVVTGSHLDSVPDGGAFDGPLGVVSSFAALDELHRRGAEFTRPLAITNFGDEEGARFGLACVGSRLAAGQLTVADAHRLRDADGTTLPAAMEAAGHDPATIGPDPERLARIGAFVELHVEQGRALDLTGDPVGIASAIWPHGRWRFDFRGEANHAGTTRLVDRRDPMLTYAETVLAARREADLTGALATFGKIAVEPNGVNAIPSLVRGWLDSRAADQATLDAVVTGVERAAREYAERAGIDLDVVRESFTPVVEFEHALRDELAKILKGSGDTGRPVPVLGTGAGHDAGILSASVPTAMLFVRNPTGISHSPAEHAAEDDCTAGVEALADVLEGLACS, encoded by the coding sequence ATGTGGCGGGAGCTCGCTCCCGTCGGACGCCACCCCGACAGCGGCGGCTACCGGCGCTACGCCTGGTCGGCGGCCGACCGCGACTGCCGGGCCTGGTTCCGTGCGCAGGCCGAGGCGCGCGGTCTCGCGTACGAGACCGACCGCAACGGCAACCAGTGGGCCTGGCTCGGCGACCCTCTGGCCGGGGACGCCGTCGTCACCGGCTCCCATCTGGACTCCGTCCCGGACGGCGGGGCCTTCGACGGCCCGCTCGGAGTGGTGTCCTCCTTCGCCGCGCTCGACGAACTCCACCGCAGGGGCGCGGAGTTCACCCGGCCGCTGGCCATCACCAACTTCGGTGACGAGGAGGGCGCCCGCTTCGGACTGGCCTGCGTCGGCTCCCGGCTCGCCGCCGGACAGCTCACCGTCGCCGACGCCCACCGCCTGCGGGACGCGGACGGGACCACGCTGCCCGCCGCCATGGAGGCGGCCGGACACGACCCCGCGACCATCGGTCCCGACCCGGAACGGCTCGCCCGGATCGGCGCGTTCGTCGAACTCCACGTCGAGCAGGGCCGCGCCCTCGACCTGACCGGCGACCCCGTCGGCATCGCCTCCGCCATCTGGCCGCACGGCCGCTGGCGGTTCGACTTCCGGGGCGAGGCCAACCACGCGGGCACCACCCGGCTCGTCGACCGCCGCGACCCGATGCTCACGTACGCCGAGACCGTGCTCGCCGCCCGCCGCGAGGCCGACCTGACCGGAGCGCTCGCCACCTTCGGCAAGATCGCGGTCGAGCCCAACGGGGTCAACGCCATCCCCTCCCTCGTCCGCGGCTGGCTCGACTCCCGCGCCGCCGACCAGGCCACCCTGGACGCCGTCGTCACCGGCGTCGAGCGCGCCGCCCGGGAGTACGCCGAGCGGGCCGGGATCGACCTCGACGTCGTGCGCGAATCGTTCACGCCCGTCGTCGAGTTCGAGCACGCCCTGCGCGACGAACTGGCGAAGATCCTGAAGGGCTCCGGCGACACGGGGCGCCCCGTGCCCGTCCTCGGCACCGGCGCGGGCCACGATGCGGGTATCTTGTCCGCCTCGGTGCCCACCGCCATGCTCTTCGTACGGAACCCCACCGGCATCTCGCACTCACCCGCCGAGCACGCCGCCGAGGACGACTGCACGGCCGGGGTCGAGGCGCTCGCCGACGTACTGGAAGGTCTCGCGTGCAGCTGA
- a CDS encoding formimidoylglutamate deiminase — protein sequence MQLTPRTAGAPVTASYWMEHAWLGTHVEPGVVLDVADGRIAGIRTGAGAPPPGATALRGLTLPGLANTHSHAFHRALRGTVQVGTGTFWTWRELMYRTAAELTPDTYFDLARATYAEMALAGITSVGEFHYLHHAPGGTPYANPNAMGEALIAAAAEAGIRITLLDTAYLAAGFGERPNRHQLRFSDTTAEAWAERAALLKGDDHTLIGAAVHSVRAVPADQLATVVRWAEEREAPLHVHLSEQTAENDACRAAHGRTPTRLLADHGVLGPRTTGIHNTHLTEADIQLLGSSATGTCMCPTTERDLADGIGPAAALQKAGSPLSLGSDSHAVIDLFEEARAMELNERLRTHIRGHWTAAALLRAASADGHAALGRPDAGVLEPGAPADLTTVALDSVRTAGPAPRLAAETAVFAASAADVRHTVVAGRHIVRDGRHTRIEDVPRALETAVAALHG from the coding sequence GTGCAGCTGACACCACGGACGGCGGGCGCTCCCGTCACCGCGTCCTACTGGATGGAGCACGCCTGGCTCGGCACGCACGTCGAGCCGGGCGTCGTCCTGGACGTCGCGGACGGCCGCATCGCCGGGATCAGGACCGGGGCCGGGGCACCGCCGCCCGGCGCGACCGCGCTGCGCGGCCTGACCCTCCCCGGCCTCGCCAACACCCACTCCCACGCCTTCCACCGGGCCCTGCGCGGCACCGTCCAGGTGGGCACCGGGACCTTCTGGACCTGGCGCGAGCTGATGTACCGCACGGCGGCCGAGCTCACCCCGGACACCTACTTCGACCTGGCCCGCGCCACGTACGCCGAGATGGCCCTGGCCGGCATCACCTCCGTCGGTGAGTTCCACTATCTGCACCACGCCCCCGGCGGCACCCCCTACGCCAATCCGAACGCCATGGGCGAGGCGCTCATCGCGGCCGCCGCCGAGGCCGGGATCCGGATCACCCTGCTGGACACCGCCTATCTCGCCGCCGGATTCGGGGAGCGGCCCAACCGGCACCAGCTGCGCTTCTCCGACACGACCGCCGAGGCATGGGCCGAGCGCGCCGCCCTCCTCAAGGGCGACGACCACACGCTGATCGGCGCGGCCGTCCACTCCGTCCGGGCGGTCCCGGCGGACCAGCTGGCCACCGTGGTGCGGTGGGCCGAGGAGCGCGAGGCCCCGCTCCACGTCCACCTCTCGGAGCAGACGGCGGAGAACGACGCCTGCCGGGCCGCACACGGCCGCACCCCCACCCGGCTGCTGGCCGACCACGGGGTCCTCGGCCCGCGCACCACCGGCATCCACAACACGCACCTGACCGAGGCGGACATCCAGCTGCTGGGCTCCTCGGCGACGGGCACCTGCATGTGCCCCACCACCGAACGCGACCTGGCCGACGGCATCGGCCCCGCCGCCGCCCTCCAGAAGGCGGGCTCGCCGCTCTCGCTGGGCAGCGACAGCCACGCCGTCATCGACCTCTTCGAAGAGGCGCGGGCGATGGAGCTCAACGAGCGGCTGCGCACCCACATCCGCGGCCACTGGACGGCCGCCGCCCTGCTCCGGGCCGCCTCCGCCGACGGGCACGCCGCACTGGGCCGCCCCGACGCGGGCGTGCTGGAGCCGGGCGCCCCCGCCGATCTGACCACCGTCGCCCTGGACTCCGTCAGAACGGCGGGACCGGCGCCCCGACTGGCAGCGGAGACCGCCGTATTCGCCGCCTCCGCCGCTGATGTGCGGCACACGGTCGTGGCGGGGCGGCACATCGTCCGCGACGGCCGTCACACGCGGATCGAGGACGTGCCCCGGGCGCTGGAGACGGCTGTCGCCGCCCTGCACGGCTGA
- the hutI gene encoding imidazolonepropionase, with the protein MTTTAVTHIASLVTNDPSLGNGTPLGLIQDAAVVIEGDRIVWTGESSKAPATDNVLDAAGRAVIPGFVDSHSHLVFAGDRTQEFNARMSGQPYRAGGIRTTVAATRAATDEELSANVARYLAEALRQGTTTFETKSGYGLTVEDEARALRVAGRHTDEVTYLGAHIVSPDYADDPAGYVDLVTGPMLEACAPHARWIDVFCEQGAFDGDQARAILTAGRARGLHPRIHANQLSYGPGVQLAVELDAASADHCTHLTDADVDALGQGRTVATLLPGAEFSTRATWPDARRLLDAGATVALSTDCNPGSSFTSSMPFCIALAVRDMGMSPDEAIWAATAGGAAALRRNDIGRITPGARADLVLLDAPSHVHLAYRPGVPLVSAVWRSGERVA; encoded by the coding sequence ATGACGACCACCGCCGTCACCCACATCGCCAGCCTGGTCACCAATGACCCCTCCCTCGGCAACGGGACCCCCCTGGGCCTGATCCAGGACGCGGCCGTCGTCATCGAGGGCGACCGCATCGTCTGGACCGGTGAATCCAGCAAAGCACCCGCCACTGACAACGTCCTCGACGCGGCCGGCCGCGCGGTGATCCCGGGCTTCGTCGACTCCCACTCCCACCTGGTCTTCGCGGGCGACCGCACCCAGGAGTTCAACGCCCGCATGTCCGGGCAGCCCTACCGCGCGGGCGGCATCCGCACCACTGTCGCCGCCACCCGGGCCGCCACCGACGAGGAGCTGTCCGCCAACGTCGCCCGCTACCTCGCCGAGGCCCTGCGCCAGGGCACCACCACCTTCGAGACCAAGTCCGGCTACGGCCTCACCGTCGAGGACGAGGCCCGCGCCCTGCGCGTCGCGGGCCGTCACACCGACGAGGTCACCTACCTCGGCGCCCACATCGTGTCCCCCGACTACGCCGACGATCCCGCCGGATACGTCGACCTGGTCACCGGCCCGATGCTGGAGGCCTGCGCCCCGCACGCCCGCTGGATCGACGTCTTCTGCGAGCAGGGCGCCTTCGACGGCGACCAGGCCCGCGCCATCCTCACCGCGGGCCGTGCCCGGGGGCTGCACCCGCGCATCCACGCCAACCAGCTGAGCTACGGCCCCGGTGTCCAGCTCGCCGTCGAGCTCGACGCCGCGTCGGCCGACCACTGCACCCACCTCACCGACGCGGACGTCGACGCGCTCGGCCAGGGCAGGACGGTCGCCACACTGCTCCCGGGGGCGGAGTTCTCCACCCGCGCCACCTGGCCCGACGCCCGCCGCCTCCTCGACGCCGGGGCCACCGTCGCGCTCTCCACGGACTGCAACCCCGGCTCCTCCTTCACCTCGTCCATGCCGTTCTGCATCGCGCTGGCCGTTCGTGACATGGGGATGTCCCCGGACGAGGCGATCTGGGCGGCCACCGCGGGCGGAGCCGCGGCCCTGCGCCGTAACGACATCGGCCGGATCACCCCGGGCGCCCGCGCCGACCTGGTCCTCCTCGACGCCCCGAGCCACGTCCACCTCGCCTACCGCCCCGGCGTCCCGCTGGTCAGCGCGGTGTGGCGGAGCGGGGAGCGGGTGGCGTAG
- a CDS encoding RNA polymerase sigma factor SigF has product MSPRLDGARTHNASSACPQGPTNSDSPAARAVPGPRAGTSITSDFSGEGLDGLEGLEGLPEIPPYAEVGALDARALSKTLFERLESLDEGTPEYSYVRNTLVELNLALVKFAASRFRSRSEPMEDIVQVGTIGLIKAIDRFELSRGVEFPTFAMPTIVGEIKRFFRDTSWSVRVPRRLQELRLDLAKAGDELSQQLDRAPTVAELSERLGITPDEVVEGMSASNAYTASSLDAKPEEEDGEGALADRIGYEDHGLEGIEYVESLKPLIAALPARDRMILSLRFVSNMTQSEIGEELNISQMHVSRLLSRTLTKLRKGLTLDE; this is encoded by the coding sequence ATGTCACCCCGGCTCGACGGAGCGCGTACCCACAACGCGTCGTCGGCATGTCCTCAGGGACCGACCAATTCCGACTCCCCCGCCGCGAGAGCCGTCCCCGGCCCGCGCGCCGGCACCAGCATCACCTCAGACTTCTCCGGCGAGGGCCTTGACGGGCTCGAAGGGCTCGAAGGGCTTCCCGAGATCCCGCCCTACGCCGAAGTGGGCGCTCTGGACGCCAGGGCCCTGTCGAAGACGCTCTTCGAGCGTCTGGAGTCCCTCGACGAGGGCACTCCCGAGTACAGCTACGTCCGCAACACCCTCGTCGAGCTGAATCTCGCGCTCGTCAAGTTCGCGGCCTCCCGGTTCCGCTCCCGCAGCGAGCCGATGGAGGACATCGTCCAGGTCGGCACCATCGGCCTGATCAAGGCGATCGACCGGTTCGAGCTGAGCCGCGGTGTGGAGTTCCCCACCTTCGCGATGCCGACGATCGTCGGCGAGATCAAGCGCTTCTTCCGTGACACCAGCTGGTCCGTGCGCGTGCCGCGCCGGCTCCAGGAGCTGCGGCTCGACCTGGCGAAGGCCGGCGACGAACTCTCCCAGCAGCTGGACCGCGCGCCCACCGTGGCGGAGCTGTCCGAGCGTCTCGGCATCACCCCGGACGAGGTCGTCGAGGGCATGTCCGCGAGCAACGCGTACACCGCGAGCTCGCTGGACGCCAAGCCCGAGGAGGAAGACGGCGAGGGCGCCCTCGCGGACCGTATCGGCTACGAGGACCACGGGCTCGAAGGCATCGAGTACGTCGAGTCGCTGAAGCCGCTGATCGCCGCGCTGCCCGCCCGGGACCGGATGATCCTCTCGCTCCGCTTCGTCAGCAACATGACGCAGTCGGAGATCGGCGAGGAGCTGAACATCTCGCAGATGCACGTCTCGCGGCTGCTCTCCCGCACGCTGACCAAGCTCCGCAAGGGTCTGACCCTGGACGAGTGA
- a CDS encoding STAS domain-containing protein produces MDRGTVGSANRGRLQVEARTEGRSEVVTPVGELDHHTADLLREPLENAVEQGRSRLVVDCSRLNFCDSTGLNVLLGARLKAEAAGGGVHLAGMLPVVARVFEITGAEAVFTVHATLEEALAA; encoded by the coding sequence ATGGACCGCGGGACGGTCGGCAGTGCGAACCGGGGTCGACTTCAGGTCGAGGCCCGGACCGAGGGGCGCAGCGAGGTGGTGACCCCGGTGGGTGAGCTCGATCACCACACCGCGGATCTGCTGCGCGAGCCCCTGGAGAATGCGGTCGAGCAGGGGCGTTCGCGCCTGGTGGTCGACTGCTCCCGGCTGAATTTCTGCGATTCCACCGGGCTGAACGTGCTGCTCGGCGCCCGCCTCAAGGCGGAGGCGGCCGGCGGAGGCGTTCATCTGGCCGGAATGCTGCCTGTCGTGGCAAGGGTCTTCGAGATCACGGGGGCGGAAGCGGTCTTCACCGTCCACGCCACTCTCGAAGAGGCCCTGGCCGCCTGA
- a CDS encoding ATP-binding protein, which translates to MSTTRQHPPGDLGREPDEAGAASPVPAERQWRTLSLAQASGIVPTARDFARQTLHDWGWLPASTADRRAAAEDVLLVVSELVTNACLHAEGPEEIRIGRTPKGLRVEVVDRGAGQPAPRTPHRAGRPGGHGMFIVQRLCLDWGVLRAPDAPGKTVWAELAAPA; encoded by the coding sequence ATGAGCACCACCCGGCAGCATCCGCCGGGCGACCTCGGTCGCGAGCCGGACGAAGCGGGCGCAGCCTCGCCCGTCCCGGCCGAGCGGCAGTGGCGCACCCTCTCGCTCGCGCAGGCCAGCGGCATCGTTCCGACGGCCCGGGACTTCGCCCGGCAGACGCTGCACGACTGGGGCTGGCTCCCGGCGTCCACCGCGGACCGCAGGGCCGCCGCCGAGGACGTCCTGCTGGTCGTCTCCGAGCTGGTGACCAACGCCTGCCTGCACGCGGAGGGCCCCGAGGAGATCCGGATCGGCCGCACCCCCAAGGGGCTGCGGGTGGAGGTCGTCGACCGGGGCGCCGGGCAGCCCGCACCCCGTACGCCGCACCGCGCGGGCCGCCCCGGCGGGCACGGCATGTTCATCGTGCAGCGCCTCTGCCTCGACTGGGGTGTACTGCGTGCGCCGGACGCCCCGGGCAAGACCGTCTGGGCGGAGCTCGCCGCTCCCGCCTAG